A single genomic interval of Candidatus Sysuiplasma acidicola harbors:
- a CDS encoding methylated-DNA--[protein]-cysteine S-methyltransferase — protein MMESEAGVMCISLSGKPKHSLSESRNLSKVRSYLDEGSGNISSIQLDIRGTDFQERVWRELRKIPSGELRTYGEIAARLGVPGGARAVGGAVAANNLPLLIPCHRVVASEGLGGFSAYGGLKTKKKLLEFEDSFRRRQSHGNQLSR, from the coding sequence ATGATGGAGAGCGAAGCGGGAGTAATGTGCATCTCACTTTCCGGAAAGCCGAAGCACTCTCTATCTGAATCCCGAAATCTCTCGAAGGTGCGGTCTTATCTCGACGAAGGCAGTGGCAACATTTCATCAATACAGCTTGATATCAGAGGCACCGACTTTCAGGAACGTGTCTGGAGGGAACTCAGGAAGATACCATCTGGCGAACTCAGGACATACGGAGAGATTGCAGCGCGCCTCGGCGTCCCTGGCGGCGCTAGAGCGGTTGGAGGGGCTGTTGCAGCCAACAATCTTCCTCTCCTGATCCCCTGTCACAGGGTCGTAGCTTCTGAGGGACTCGGCGGATTCTCTGCATATGGCGGGCTGAAAACGAAGAAGAAGCTTCTTGAGTTTGAGGATTCGTTCAGGCGCCGGCAATCACACGGAAATCAGCTTTCCCGTTGA
- a CDS encoding helix-turn-helix domain-containing protein: MKSHKAVVHITDVKSESSHGTQDFVEISTDSPPADLMSRVKTSKSVIRSSLKDIGEGRVAGAVTTDSCPVCRAISGADCSLVSASSVGDRSIRWELLVTDNVALNTLLDRLTSDGVSFEVKKKRELRNRRDLTLRQEEILKMAFELGYFDFPKKIKLDKLSMRLGISPSTLAEILHRAEKHIMIKHFREE, translated from the coding sequence ATGAAGTCGCACAAAGCTGTAGTGCACATTACGGACGTAAAATCTGAGAGCAGTCACGGCACGCAGGATTTTGTCGAAATATCTACAGACAGTCCGCCTGCCGATCTGATGAGTCGTGTAAAGACCAGCAAGAGTGTGATACGTAGTAGCCTTAAAGACATCGGAGAGGGAAGGGTGGCCGGGGCCGTGACTACAGACAGCTGTCCTGTCTGCCGGGCGATATCGGGGGCTGACTGCTCCCTTGTTTCTGCCTCAAGCGTTGGCGACAGATCCATACGATGGGAACTGCTCGTTACGGACAACGTTGCACTCAACACGCTGCTCGACAGACTGACTTCCGATGGAGTGAGCTTCGAAGTTAAGAAGAAGAGGGAGCTCAGAAACCGGAGGGATCTCACACTCCGCCAGGAGGAAATACTCAAAATGGCATTCGAGCTCGGTTATTTTGATTTTCCAAAGAAGATTAAACTCGACAAACTGTCAATGAGGCTTGGTATCTCGCCGAGCACCCTCGCAGAAATACTGCACCGTGCGGAGAAGCACATCATGATCAAACACTTCAGGGAGGAATAA
- a CDS encoding DUF2249 domain-containing protein: MNGKQEDLRVIQPGAEAEVTEPEKGIKSIDVRKLSPPARHAAVLKLFESMKDGEKLLVINDHEPVHLYQYMLHERYDFDSAQYRAYNRGAGEWVGTFIKKENRHPSTENHVFTSFAGERQYSDDSFTPVPIYSDKNYKVILVYLKAGQFIPVHAPGVDLIFVVQSGIGEAVAADRTYRISPGDVLIVKRGVIRGIRAETDMEALHVVSPVPGDADHEDVARKIREGRFN, encoded by the coding sequence ATGAATGGAAAACAGGAAGATCTCAGAGTCATACAACCGGGCGCAGAAGCGGAAGTTACAGAACCGGAGAAAGGAATAAAGTCGATAGACGTCAGAAAGCTGTCTCCACCGGCCAGGCACGCGGCAGTACTCAAACTGTTCGAATCCATGAAAGACGGAGAAAAACTGCTCGTAATAAACGATCATGAACCTGTTCATCTCTATCAGTATATGCTGCATGAGAGATACGATTTCGACTCCGCACAGTACAGAGCCTACAACAGGGGCGCGGGTGAGTGGGTGGGCACGTTCATCAAGAAGGAGAATCGGCATCCATCAACAGAGAATCATGTCTTCACAAGCTTTGCTGGAGAGAGGCAGTATAGTGACGATTCCTTCACACCTGTCCCGATATATTCCGACAAAAACTACAAGGTCATTCTAGTCTACCTCAAGGCCGGGCAGTTTATTCCCGTGCATGCGCCAGGCGTGGATCTCATATTCGTCGTGCAAAGCGGCATCGGCGAAGCTGTGGCGGCTGACAGAACTTACCGCATATCACCAGGTGACGTCCTTATAGTAAAGAGAGGCGTCATTAGAGGAATCAGGGCAGAGACTGACATGGAGGCATTACACGTCGTATCGCCCGTACCTGGAGATGCGGATCACGAAGATGTTGCGAGGAAGATCAGGGAAGGCCGTTTTAACTGA
- a CDS encoding hemerythrin domain-containing protein yields MVNMDNKLKFLDEEHAELMGSLRKLSVSGLSTGTAVTDLLTVLEPHFAKEEKIVMPMLALAQRLAEGDEVPIESAPQAAQEIEKEYRTMFREHAEIRVLAGRAREAALAEKNTDAVETMNWLSHHAEIEEAIVYPLALLAARLLKCSK; encoded by the coding sequence TTGGTAAACATGGATAACAAACTGAAATTTCTGGATGAGGAACACGCGGAACTTATGGGAAGCCTCAGAAAGCTTTCTGTATCGGGACTCAGTACTGGCACTGCAGTAACGGATCTCCTTACCGTGCTGGAACCCCACTTCGCAAAGGAGGAAAAAATAGTAATGCCCATGCTTGCCCTTGCGCAGAGGCTTGCTGAAGGAGATGAAGTACCCATAGAATCTGCACCTCAGGCTGCTCAGGAGATAGAGAAGGAGTACCGGACCATGTTCAGGGAACATGCAGAAATACGTGTATTGGCAGGGAGGGCTAGAGAGGCAGCATTGGCTGAGAAAAACACTGATGCTGTTGAGACGATGAACTGGCTGTCTCACCACGCGGAAATAGAGGAGGCCATCGTGTATCCTCTTGCACTGCTTGCAGCAAGACTTCTGAAGTGCAGCAAATGA
- the hmgA gene encoding hydroxymethylglutaryl-CoA reductase (NADPH) gives MDRIALPRGGTKSDTAARRNLLERETGVKLKHTSSHSFEPEDASRNIENFLGVAQIPLGIAGPLSVRGEHARGDFFIPLATTEAALVATINRGCSVVTESGGALVRVIKDEMTRAPVFITEGIEHALQVSEWVSSNFRKLQAATRSTTKHGRLLSATSYMAGRTLFVRFSFSTQDAMGMNMATIASQKMCDLIGRETGAKTISVSGNMCVDKKPSAMNFLEGRGKTVLAEAVISERIVKAKLHSTPDEIADTSIRKNMVGSAMSLSYGFNSHFANMAAAMFIATGQDAAQVVEASMGISLAEKVNGGLYISVRLPALEVGTVGGGTSLPTQSEALDLMGCRGRGRALKLAEIMGAVILAGELSTLAAQSKGELAAAHARMAR, from the coding sequence ATGGATCGCATCGCGCTTCCACGAGGGGGAACGAAGTCTGATACAGCCGCGAGGAGAAACCTGCTCGAGAGGGAAACAGGGGTAAAGTTGAAACACACCTCTTCGCATTCATTTGAGCCTGAAGATGCGTCAAGGAACATAGAGAATTTCCTTGGTGTCGCGCAGATTCCCTTGGGTATCGCCGGGCCTCTGAGCGTCAGAGGAGAGCATGCAAGAGGTGACTTCTTCATACCACTTGCGACTACCGAAGCGGCACTAGTTGCAACGATCAACAGGGGATGTTCAGTCGTCACGGAATCCGGTGGAGCTCTCGTTCGTGTTATAAAGGATGAGATGACGAGAGCACCGGTCTTCATAACAGAGGGCATTGAGCACGCCCTTCAGGTTTCAGAATGGGTTTCCAGTAATTTCAGAAAATTGCAGGCAGCGACACGTTCCACGACGAAGCACGGCAGGTTGCTTTCAGCCACTTCCTATATGGCCGGAAGAACACTGTTTGTGCGCTTTTCATTCTCGACGCAGGATGCCATGGGAATGAATATGGCGACGATAGCCTCACAGAAGATGTGCGACCTGATTGGGCGTGAGACAGGCGCAAAGACGATATCTGTTTCAGGCAACATGTGCGTCGACAAGAAGCCATCTGCAATGAATTTCCTTGAGGGGAGGGGAAAGACGGTCCTCGCCGAAGCTGTGATATCTGAAAGGATTGTGAAGGCGAAGCTTCATTCAACACCGGACGAAATTGCCGATACCTCGATCAGGAAGAACATGGTCGGCAGCGCCATGTCCCTGTCTTATGGCTTCAATTCTCATTTCGCTAACATGGCGGCCGCCATGTTCATAGCCACCGGACAGGACGCCGCGCAGGTTGTTGAAGCAAGCATGGGAATCTCTCTGGCCGAGAAGGTTAACGGGGGCCTCTACATTTCCGTTAGACTTCCCGCACTAGAAGTGGGCACAGTGGGCGGCGGCACTTCGTTGCCGACGCAGAGCGAAGCGCTCGATTTGATGGGATGCCGCGGTCGCGGACGCGCGCTTAAACTCGCGGAAATAATGGGGGCAGTAATACTGGCAGGAGAACTCTCCACGCTTGCCGCCCAGTCAAAGGGTGAACTGGCTGCGGCGCATGCAAGAATGGCAAGATAG
- a CDS encoding DNA-directed RNA polymerase, with protein MYHTQSREGIIRVPPEKLGDEYDTLVSELARNTFEGKIDAEGNMVVMTYKVEPDGNGRVVHGDGGVFQAIKYDALLFTPSIQEVVEGHVVDVIKFGAFVRFGPFDGLLHISQIMDDKLDVDEGGKRIVGKESKRDLKVQDKVRARIIAVSLNDKNPKESKIGLTMRQPGLGKFEWIEEDRNKKSKKEKGEITA; from the coding sequence GTGTATCATACACAATCAAGAGAGGGTATAATCAGGGTACCGCCAGAGAAGCTGGGTGATGAATACGACACGCTTGTATCTGAACTGGCCAGGAACACTTTCGAAGGGAAGATAGATGCTGAAGGAAACATGGTTGTCATGACGTATAAGGTCGAGCCTGATGGGAACGGGAGAGTTGTCCATGGTGACGGAGGCGTCTTTCAGGCGATTAAGTACGATGCGCTGCTCTTCACTCCCTCGATACAAGAAGTGGTTGAAGGGCATGTGGTGGATGTCATAAAATTCGGGGCATTTGTGAGGTTCGGCCCGTTCGACGGATTGCTTCACATCAGCCAGATTATGGACGATAAACTCGATGTGGACGAGGGCGGAAAGCGAATCGTCGGCAAGGAGAGCAAGAGGGATCTGAAGGTTCAGGACAAAGTCAGGGCAAGGATTATTGCTGTCAGTCTGAATGACAAGAACCCTAAGGAAAGCAAGATTGGCCTTACAATGAGACAACCGGGCCTTGGCAAGTTTGAATGGATAGAGGAAGACAGGAACAAGAAATCCAAAAAGGAGAAGGGAGAAATTACCGCTTAA
- a CDS encoding threonylcarbamoyl-AMP synthase, with translation MNLSTRIISVAEDNPRTVELVEAAQCIRSGGLVVFPTETVYGLGANALSSDAVSLIFRVKGRPADNPVIVHVSDREMVNQVALSIPDVAEALMDNFWPGPLTLVMEKRTDVPDVVTAGLNSVSVRMPSHQVALALISESGVPVAAPSANISGRASITSAAEAVKELSGMVDFIIDSGRTRIGIESTVLDIRRTPPAILRPGGVTLEQLRKAIGDVVVHPAAANKNYASHEELPSPGMKYTHYAPQQAILILVEYGPRTGEIINRLCAEYRTARKKVGLMITDECEATGDMTLRMGSRNNAEGMANRLYSAIRELDEWGADVIIAEGIPETDIGFAVMNRLRRAASRIEPQA, from the coding sequence ATGAATCTGAGTACACGAATAATAAGCGTAGCGGAGGACAATCCGCGAACAGTTGAACTGGTAGAGGCCGCACAGTGCATACGCTCAGGAGGTCTGGTCGTATTTCCTACCGAAACTGTTTATGGCCTCGGAGCAAACGCTCTATCGTCAGATGCAGTATCACTCATTTTTCGTGTTAAGGGGAGGCCTGCGGACAACCCTGTAATCGTGCACGTTTCCGACAGAGAAATGGTGAATCAGGTCGCCTTATCCATTCCGGATGTGGCCGAAGCACTCATGGACAATTTCTGGCCGGGACCTCTGACGCTTGTAATGGAGAAACGGACGGATGTGCCTGACGTTGTCACGGCAGGTCTGAACAGCGTTTCTGTCAGAATGCCTTCGCATCAGGTGGCCCTTGCGCTGATATCCGAGTCGGGTGTGCCCGTTGCGGCGCCGAGTGCCAATATTTCTGGCAGGGCAAGCATAACTTCGGCTGCAGAGGCAGTGAAGGAACTCTCAGGGATGGTGGATTTCATAATAGACTCCGGCCGCACGCGAATCGGCATCGAGTCGACGGTGCTCGACATACGCAGAACGCCCCCTGCGATTCTGAGGCCCGGGGGCGTAACGCTGGAGCAGCTAAGGAAAGCTATAGGGGACGTGGTAGTGCATCCTGCTGCAGCGAACAAAAATTACGCCTCTCATGAAGAACTACCTTCACCCGGGATGAAATACACACATTACGCGCCGCAACAGGCGATTCTCATCCTTGTTGAATACGGCCCCCGAACCGGAGAAATAATAAACAGACTCTGCGCCGAATACCGGACGGCCCGGAAGAAGGTCGGACTCATGATAACCGATGAGTGTGAGGCGACCGGCGACATGACGTTAAGAATGGGAAGTAGAAACAACGCTGAGGGAATGGCAAACAGACTCTATTCTGCAATCAGAGAGCTGGACGAATGGGGCGCGGATGTCATCATCGCAGAAGGCATACCGGAAACTGACATCGGGTTCGCAGTCATGAACCGGCTCAGACGTGCGGCAAGCAGGATAGAACCGCAAGCATGA
- the purE gene encoding 5-(carboxyamino)imidazole ribonucleotide mutase, with product MPLVSVVMGSKSDFECMSAAVQTLKDFGVDVEYRIVSAHRTPDLMYEFSKSASKRGVEVIIAGAGGAAHLPGMIASMTHLPVIGVPVPSKQLKGIDSLLSIVQMPSGIPVATVAIGNARNAALLALRILGIKHADIAGRLKAFMEAQTKDVLSEHLD from the coding sequence ATGCCTCTCGTCAGTGTGGTGATGGGAAGTAAGAGCGACTTTGAATGCATGTCTGCAGCGGTGCAGACGCTGAAGGACTTCGGCGTGGATGTGGAGTACCGCATCGTTTCCGCGCACAGAACGCCGGACCTAATGTACGAATTTTCGAAGAGTGCGTCCAAAAGGGGTGTGGAGGTGATAATAGCTGGCGCCGGAGGCGCAGCACACCTCCCGGGCATGATAGCCTCTATGACGCATCTCCCTGTGATTGGCGTTCCTGTTCCATCGAAGCAGCTGAAGGGCATCGACTCACTCCTTTCAATCGTTCAGATGCCTTCAGGCATTCCTGTTGCAACCGTGGCGATAGGGAACGCTCGGAATGCCGCCCTCCTTGCGCTCAGGATACTTGGTATAAAGCATGCGGACATTGCCGGTAGACTGAAGGCATTCATGGAGGCACAGACGAAGGATGTCCTTTCTGAACATCTCGACTGA
- a CDS encoding AMP-binding protein produces the protein MKHESENRIVWKPDEEMMAQSNVARFMKKHDLPDVSSLRSRSVDNQVWFWSSLEKELGTHWFSPYDRVLDLSGGPEWASWFTHGSMNISYQCLDRNIEAGRGNSAAVNFQPEGGEIESWSYSRLKTEVTALAALLTDSGIVRGDRIGIYMPMIPQIVSALIATVRIGAVAVPLFSGFGASALAFRIADTEAKAVICADGTYRRGRRVQMLDTLKEAVSGSASIESIVVYSNTTKVLSAGDRRFIDWPSPGKADSRAVETAAEDTSMILYSSGTTGKPKGTVHTHVGAFLQTAKEVRFNVDLRDRGKLLWVTDMGWMMGPWEVIGVLANGGTVCLMEGAIDFPSKTRLWSFIVDVGVNVLGISPTVIRTLRKTGGETDTSEFSSLRTLASTGEPWDVENWMWYFSRIGGKRLPVINLSGGTEIIGCHLAPLPVDALKPCTLQGAGLGMDADVFDESGQSVRGEVGYLVCKKPVPSMTKGFWKDRDRYIETYWSRFPGIWYHGDWASIDRDGFWFLHGRADDVIKVAGKRLGPSEVESLLMQDGDVAEAAAIGMPDEFKGEVLACFVVPKHFPYREKMQSDLEKIVSAGLGRAFAPKAVYVVSALPKTRSGKISRGLIRATFAGPSDRKPDTSSIENPEVLEELRKLAVQRES, from the coding sequence ATGAAACATGAGTCTGAGAATCGGATAGTATGGAAGCCAGATGAAGAGATGATGGCGCAGAGCAATGTGGCAAGATTCATGAAGAAACACGACCTACCTGATGTCAGCTCATTAAGAAGCAGGTCCGTGGATAATCAGGTGTGGTTCTGGTCTTCGCTCGAGAAGGAACTGGGAACTCACTGGTTCTCGCCCTACGATCGCGTTCTTGATCTTTCCGGTGGGCCAGAATGGGCAAGCTGGTTCACACATGGCAGCATGAACATTTCATACCAATGTCTTGACAGGAACATCGAGGCAGGGAGAGGCAATTCGGCCGCCGTCAATTTTCAACCTGAAGGTGGTGAAATAGAATCGTGGTCCTATAGCAGACTTAAAACCGAAGTGACCGCGCTTGCCGCTCTACTCACAGATTCGGGCATAGTACGTGGAGACAGGATAGGAATATACATGCCTATGATCCCTCAAATCGTATCGGCCCTGATCGCCACAGTCAGAATTGGTGCCGTTGCAGTTCCCCTCTTCTCCGGGTTTGGTGCAAGTGCGCTCGCATTCCGGATAGCCGATACAGAGGCAAAGGCAGTGATATGTGCCGACGGCACATACCGCCGGGGCAGACGTGTCCAGATGCTGGACACACTCAAGGAGGCGGTATCCGGCTCTGCGTCAATTGAGTCCATCGTGGTTTACTCCAACACGACAAAAGTCTTGTCTGCTGGTGACAGAAGATTTATCGATTGGCCGTCTCCTGGAAAAGCAGACTCGAGAGCTGTTGAAACGGCTGCAGAGGACACATCCATGATACTTTACAGTTCAGGCACGACAGGCAAACCAAAAGGCACAGTTCACACTCATGTGGGAGCCTTTCTGCAAACTGCCAAAGAGGTGCGATTTAATGTCGACCTGCGCGATCGCGGGAAATTGCTCTGGGTCACAGATATGGGTTGGATGATGGGGCCATGGGAAGTCATCGGCGTGTTGGCGAATGGTGGAACTGTCTGCCTGATGGAAGGTGCGATAGACTTCCCCTCAAAAACAAGGCTGTGGAGCTTTATAGTTGATGTAGGTGTCAATGTTCTAGGTATTTCACCTACTGTGATAAGAACGCTCAGAAAAACCGGCGGCGAAACAGATACGTCCGAATTTTCATCCCTGAGAACACTTGCGTCCACCGGCGAACCGTGGGACGTGGAGAACTGGATGTGGTATTTCAGCAGGATAGGGGGTAAACGCCTCCCTGTAATTAATCTGTCCGGAGGTACAGAAATTATTGGATGTCACCTTGCTCCGCTTCCTGTAGATGCGTTGAAACCCTGCACGCTCCAGGGTGCAGGACTTGGAATGGATGCCGATGTTTTTGACGAATCAGGTCAAAGTGTCCGCGGCGAAGTTGGATATCTCGTCTGCAAGAAGCCTGTTCCCTCAATGACTAAGGGATTCTGGAAAGATCGGGATCGGTACATAGAGACATACTGGTCAAGATTCCCCGGCATATGGTATCACGGCGACTGGGCAAGCATAGACCGCGATGGATTCTGGTTTCTTCACGGAAGGGCCGATGACGTGATCAAAGTTGCAGGAAAGAGACTCGGCCCCTCCGAAGTCGAGAGCCTGCTGATGCAGGATGGCGACGTGGCGGAGGCTGCCGCCATCGGAATGCCTGATGAATTTAAGGGGGAAGTGCTTGCCTGTTTTGTTGTACCAAAGCATTTTCCATACAGGGAAAAGATGCAGTCAGATCTGGAGAAAATCGTTTCGGCAGGTCTCGGCAGAGCATTCGCTCCGAAGGCTGTCTATGTAGTTTCTGCTCTTCCCAAGACTCGGTCAGGCAAGATATCGCGCGGACTCATAAGAGCCACATTTGCAGGCCCTTCCGACAGGAAGCCGGATACTTCCTCGATTGAAAATCCTGAAGTACTGGAGGAGTTGAGGAAGCTTGCAGTTCAACGGGAAAGCTGA
- a CDS encoding 5-(carboxyamino)imidazole ribonucleotide synthase, with translation MKIGIMGSGQLGWMMIMEGRKLHHSYYVLDDKPGPAARIADGYMPNQDFRSFVDACDIVTFEFEHVDENALLYAEKAGKLHPSLDAVALKRERTAEKEFLEMNRLPTGRFTIAENGDEAIRAARDFGTAVIKSSRGGYDGKGQFLVRNEEQVQPKLPSGERFVVEEFIKYDYEASIIASREIDGSMHFHTPSLNVNESGILFFNEAPTKDCGMKDMASRLMKTLDYVGVMGIEFFIVSGRAMINEFAPRVHNSGHHTLHGSSISQFEQHIRAITGMPISKPVLYQPSGIVNAVGVELGKEIEKKLLEIPETHVYSYGKSGLRRRRKMGHVNINAPDVSLLRERRKQVIETVYGASPSSFFV, from the coding sequence GTGAAGATCGGGATAATGGGCTCGGGACAGCTGGGCTGGATGATGATAATGGAGGGCAGGAAACTCCATCATTCTTATTATGTCCTTGATGACAAACCTGGCCCAGCAGCAAGGATTGCAGACGGTTACATGCCCAATCAGGATTTCAGGAGTTTTGTTGATGCATGCGATATCGTCACATTCGAATTCGAGCATGTCGATGAGAATGCGCTTCTCTATGCCGAAAAAGCCGGAAAACTGCATCCATCCCTGGATGCCGTGGCGCTTAAGAGAGAGAGAACCGCAGAGAAGGAATTTCTGGAAATGAATCGGCTTCCAACCGGACGATTCACTATCGCGGAAAATGGGGATGAAGCAATCAGGGCTGCGCGGGATTTCGGCACGGCTGTGATAAAATCATCAAGAGGCGGGTATGACGGGAAGGGACAGTTCCTCGTGAGAAATGAGGAACAGGTTCAGCCAAAGCTGCCGAGTGGAGAGCGTTTTGTCGTAGAGGAATTCATCAAATATGATTATGAAGCATCCATTATCGCATCTAGAGAGATTGATGGAAGCATGCATTTCCACACGCCATCGCTCAATGTGAATGAGTCTGGAATCCTGTTCTTTAATGAAGCGCCCACGAAAGACTGCGGAATGAAGGATATGGCGTCGCGCCTCATGAAGACCCTTGATTATGTAGGAGTCATGGGTATAGAATTTTTCATAGTCTCTGGCCGCGCCATGATTAACGAGTTCGCTCCGAGGGTACACAATTCCGGGCACCACACGCTTCATGGCTCCTCCATTTCGCAATTTGAACAGCACATCAGGGCTATCACAGGCATGCCGATATCCAAACCCGTTCTGTATCAGCCAAGCGGCATTGTCAACGCTGTGGGCGTTGAACTTGGGAAGGAAATCGAGAAAAAGCTGCTGGAGATACCAGAAACACACGTCTACTCATACGGCAAGAGCGGATTGAGAAGGCGGAGAAAAATGGGACACGTGAACATCAATGCGCCCGATGTCTCTTTGCTGAGAGAGAGGAGGAAACAGGTGATTGAAACTGTCTACGGCGCATCACCTTCATCTTTTTTCGTTTGA
- a CDS encoding sodium-translocating pyrophosphatase: MSYFIIFVIGAAIVALLYAVTQTFLILRMEEGNDKMVEIARAIQAGSRAFLNRQYSTVALTAGIITVIVALIPELGWKEAVGFAVGAASSAVAGYVGMNVSIRANVRTANAARKSLKDGLSVAFRGGSVTGITIVGFAAISISFLFIFYNGNPVDMLGYMFGASLVSLFARVGGGIYTKGADVGADLIGKVEVGIPEDDPRNPAVIADNVGDNVGDCAGMGADVFESYVVTIVAGMVLGKTLPGVFGSLGLNGVLLPLGIVSVSIISSIVGVFFVRLGRKQKIMGAIYKGVIASAALSAVGFYILMSSLALGSHFLPLYVDSLIGIGVVGMIMGITDYYTDTPFRPVKSIAKASTTGAGTNIITGLGWGLQSSFGQSITIVVAVLASYAIAGGGSFQGPISDFGLYGIAVTAVSMLSLTGMIISVDAFGPITDNAGGIAEMAGLPKEVRERTDPLDAVGNTTKAITKGYAVGSAAIGALALFAAFYAYISARGFSAASLAINNPLVLGGLLIGATLPFFFTSFLMGAVGKAAQAIVIEVRNQFRSNPKILEGTEKPDYGKCVDVVTKEALRQLAIPASIGVLSPLLVGFIMGPTALGGFLIGVVLSGFGLAIMMTVGGAAWDNGKKLIEQGEYGGKGSDAHKAAVVGDTVGDATKDTAGPAINPLIKVVNTVSILFIAVILAFHLL; encoded by the coding sequence ATGTCGTATTTCATCATCTTCGTAATAGGTGCAGCGATAGTAGCGTTGCTGTATGCAGTTACACAGACGTTTCTTATTCTGAGAATGGAAGAAGGTAATGACAAGATGGTAGAGATAGCAAGGGCCATCCAGGCAGGATCACGCGCCTTCCTTAACAGACAATATTCCACCGTAGCGCTGACTGCAGGTATCATAACAGTCATAGTTGCTCTAATCCCTGAGCTGGGCTGGAAAGAAGCGGTCGGTTTCGCGGTCGGTGCGGCCAGTTCAGCTGTGGCTGGTTACGTGGGCATGAATGTGTCCATCCGGGCCAATGTCAGGACCGCAAACGCGGCCAGAAAGTCGCTGAAAGACGGCCTGTCCGTCGCGTTCCGCGGCGGCAGCGTAACGGGCATAACCATAGTTGGTTTTGCCGCAATTAGTATATCATTTCTCTTCATTTTTTACAACGGTAATCCGGTCGATATGCTCGGATATATGTTCGGCGCTTCCCTGGTGAGTCTGTTCGCAAGAGTGGGCGGCGGCATATATACAAAAGGGGCCGACGTCGGTGCAGACCTCATAGGAAAAGTGGAAGTCGGTATTCCTGAAGATGATCCGAGGAATCCTGCAGTCATAGCTGATAATGTGGGAGACAACGTCGGTGACTGTGCAGGAATGGGTGCTGACGTGTTCGAGTCTTATGTAGTTACGATAGTGGCCGGGATGGTACTCGGAAAGACGCTTCCAGGAGTGTTCGGATCCCTTGGCCTAAACGGTGTGCTCCTCCCCCTTGGCATAGTGTCAGTTTCCATCATTTCATCCATTGTCGGGGTGTTTTTTGTCAGACTCGGACGAAAACAGAAGATAATGGGTGCGATTTACAAAGGCGTGATTGCCTCTGCCGCTCTGTCCGCGGTTGGATTCTACATACTGATGAGTAGTCTTGCCCTAGGTTCACATTTTCTACCGCTATACGTTGATTCACTGATTGGAATAGGCGTCGTAGGTATGATTATGGGGATCACCGATTACTACACAGATACACCGTTCAGACCGGTTAAATCGATCGCGAAAGCTTCCACGACAGGTGCCGGCACAAACATAATCACAGGACTCGGTTGGGGACTCCAGTCTTCGTTCGGCCAGAGCATAACTATTGTCGTCGCCGTTCTGGCGTCTTATGCGATTGCGGGAGGAGGGAGTTTCCAGGGACCCATTTCGGATTTCGGCCTTTACGGGATAGCTGTGACGGCGGTGTCGATGCTGTCGCTTACGGGCATGATAATCTCGGTGGACGCGTTTGGTCCGATAACAGACAACGCTGGAGGTATTGCAGAGATGGCCGGCCTTCCCAAGGAAGTACGCGAGCGTACCGATCCTTTGGATGCAGTAGGTAATACGACAAAGGCAATAACAAAAGGTTATGCCGTCGGCTCTGCCGCCATCGGCGCGCTTGCGTTGTTCGCAGCATTTTATGCTTACATCTCCGCGAGGGGTTTTTCAGCTGCATCGCTGGCAATAAACAATCCACTGGTGCTTGGCGGACTGCTCATCGGTGCGACGCTGCCCTTCTTCTTCACTTCGTTCCTAATGGGTGCGGTAGGCAAAGCTGCACAGGCCATTGTCATCGAGGTCAGAAACCAATTTCGTTCCAATCCCAAGATACTTGAGGGCACTGAAAAACCGGATTACGGCAAGTGTGTTGATGTGGTGACAAAGGAAGCGCTGAGGCAGCTGGCCATACCTGCCTCCATCGGTGTCCTTTCGCCTCTCCTTGTCGGTTTTATCATGGGCCCCACTGCGCTGGGGGGCTTCCTGATAGGTGTCGTTCTAAGCGGCTTCGGCCTCGCGATAATGATGACTGTCGGGGGAGCGGCCTGGGACAACGGAAAGAAACTGATAGAGCAGGGAGAATACGGAGGCAAAGGTTCAGATGCGCACAAAGCTGCTGTTGTCGGCGACACAGTCGGTGACGCGACTAAGGATACCGCAGGACCCGCGATTAACCCGCTCATCAAGGTAGTCAACACCGTTTCCATCCTGTTTATCGCTGTGATCCTCGCGTTCCACCTGCTTTGA